The DNA window CCGTCGAGCAGGCCGACAGTTTCGTCGCCGCCCTGCCCGCCCTGCTCGATTCCGCCACCACCACCCAGAACGCCTGAGGACCCGACGATGACGACCACGACCTCCGCCGCCCCGGCCCCGGCCGGGACCGCTACGCCGCTGCGGCACTTCCTGCGGGACGACGACCTGAGCCCCGAGGAACTGCTCGGCGTCCTGGACCTGGCCGACGTCTACAAACGGGATCGCAACGGGTACAAGCCGCTGGCCGGCAAGTCGGTCGCCGTGGTGTTCGAGAAGAACTCCACCCGGACCCGCCTGTCGTTCGAGGTCGGCATCGCCCAGCTCGGCGGCCAGCCGGTCATCGTCGACGGGCGCACGTCGCAGCTCGGCCGCGAGGAGACCATCGAGGACACCTCCCGGGTGCTGTCCCGCTTCGTCGACGCGGTCGCCATCCGGACGTTCGCGCAGCGGCGGATCGACGCCCTGGCCGGGGTGTCGAGCGTGCCGGTGGTCAACGCGCTGACCGACGAGTTCCACCCCTGCCAGGTGCTCGCCGACCTGCAGACCGTTCGGGAGCGGCTCGGCCGGCTGACCGGGGTGCGGCTGACCTACCTGGGCGACGGGGCCAACAACATGGCCAACTCGCTGATGCTCGGTGGCGCCAACGCCGGTCTGCACGTCACCGTCGCCGCCCCGGCCGGATTCGCGCCGCACGCCGAGTTCGTCGACGCGGCGAAGGCCCGGGCGGCCGACACCGGCGCCAGCATCACGCTGTCCGACGACCCGCAGGCCGCAGTCGACGGGGCGGACGTGCTGGTCACCGACACCTGGGTGTCCATGGGCCAGGAGAACGACGGCCTGGACCGGGTCGGCCCGTTCCGGCCGTTCCAGGTCAACCAGGCGTTGCTGGACCGGGCGGCGGACGGGGCGATCGTCCTGCACTGCCTGCCCGCGCACCGGGGCTGGGAGATCACCGACGACGTGCTCGACGGCCCGTCGGCCGCGGTCTGGGACGAGGCCGAGAACCGGCTGCACGCCCAGAAGGCGCTGCTGGCGTTCCTGGTCGGGGACGCGGCAGCCGCGGTATGAGCGGATCGGTCGCCGGCACCGGTTCGGGCGCTGCGGGCGCGGTCTCCAAGGTCGCCCGGCACGGGCGCATCACCGAGCTGGTCCGCGACCACGCCATCCGTTCGCAGACGGACCTGGCCGAGCGCCTGGCCGCCGACGGCATCGACGTCACCCAGGCCACCCTGTCGCGGGATCTGGAGGAGCTGGGCGCGGTCAAGCTGCGCGGGGTCGACGGCGGCGCCGCCATCTACCGGATCCCGGAGGACGGCGGCCCCCGCCCGATGACCGGTGGCACCTCACGGCTGTCCCGGTTGGTCGGTGAGCTGCTCATCTCGCACGCCGGTTCGGGCAACCTCGCGGTGCTGCGGACTCCGCCCGGGGCGGCGCAGTACCTGGCCTCGGCCATCGACCGGGCCGGCCTGCCGGACGTGCTCGGCACCATCGCCGGTGACGACACCGTGGTCGTCGTGGCGACGGAGGGTCTGACGGGCGCCGAGGTGGGGCGGCGGATCGCCGCCCTGGCCGGTTGAGACGCCCCCGCATCCGGTCCCACCCTCATCCCCACGAACGATCACCGACGCCGCCCGCCGGGGCGGCCGTCCAGCACAGATAGGCTCCCGTCGTGTCCAAGGTTCTCGATTCCCTCCCGAAGGGCCAGAAGGTCGGCATCGCGTTCTCCGGGGGGCTCGACACATCCGTCGCGGTCGCCTGGATGCGCGAGAACGGTGCCGTCCCCTGTGCCTACACCGCCGATCTCGGTCAGTACGACGAGCCCGATCTGTCCGGCGTGCCCGGCCGGGCCCAGGAGTACGGGGCCGAGATCGCCCGCATCGTCGACTGCCGGGCCGCGCTGGTCGAGGAGGGCCTGGTCGCGCTGGCCTGCGGCGCCTTCCACATCCGGTCGGCCGGGCTGACCTACTTCAACACCACGCCGCTGGGCCGCGCCGTCACCGGCACCCTGCTGGTCCGGGCGATGGCCGACGACGAGGTCGACATCTGGGGCGACGGCTCCACCTACAAGGGCAACGACATCGAGCGGTTCTACCGCTACGGCCTGCTCGCCAACCCGCGGCTGCGCATCTACAAGCCCTGGCTGGACGACCGGTTCGTGACCGAGCTGGGTGGGCGGACCGAGATGAGCGAGTGGCTGCTCGCCCGGGACCTGCCCTACCGGGCGTCGACGGAGAAGGCCTACTCGACGGACGCCAACATCTGGGGCGCGACGCACGAGGCCAAGCGCCTGGAGCACCTGGACGCCTCGGTCGAGATCGTGCAGCCCATCATGGGCGTGGCCCACTGGGACCAGTCGGTGGAGATCGCGCCGGAGGACGTCGAGATCCGCTTCGAGGCCGGCCGGCCGGTGGCGATCAACGGCGTCGAGCTCGACCCGGTCGCCCTCGTCCTGGAGGCCAACGCCATCGGTGGCCGCCACGGCCTGGGGATGAGCGACCAGATCGAGAACCGCATCATCGAGGCGAAGTCGCGCGGCATCTACGAGGCGCCGGGCATGGCGCTGCTGTTCATCGCCTACGAGCGGCTGGTCAACGCCATCCACAACGAGGACACCGTCGCGTCCTACCACGACCAGGGCCGGCGCCTGGGTCGTCTGCTGTACGAGGGCCGCTGGCTGGACCCGCAGGGTCTGATGCTGCGCGAGTCGCTGCAGCGCTGGGTCGGCTCGGCCGTCACCGGATCGGTGACGCTGCGGCTGCGGCGCGGGAACGACTACACGATCCTCGACACCACCGGGCCGGCGCTGTCCTACCACCCGGAGAAGTTGTCGATGGAGCGGGTCAGCGAGGCCGCCTTCGGCCCGAGCGACCGGATCGGTCAGCTCACCATGCGCAACCTCGACATCGCCGACACCCGGGCCAAGCTGGAGCTCTACGCCGAGCGCGGTCAGCTCAGCGCCGAGGAGACGCTGGTCGGGGTGCTGCGCGCCGGCGAGTCGGCGGCCATCGCCACCCTGCCGCCGGAGGAGAGCACCGAGGTCGCCCAGGCGATCGACCAGGCCGGCGAGGCCGCGGCCTTCGACCTCGGGACCGACTGACCGATGACGGAGAACGCAGACGCCTCCCGGACGGCCGCCGGCGCCCTGTGGGGCGGCCGGTTCAGTTCGGGGCCGGCCCCGGAGATGGCGGCCCTGTCGGTCAGCACCCATTTCGACTGGGTGCTGGCGCCGTACGACATCGCGGCGAGCAAGGCCCACGCGTCGGTGCTGGCCGCCGCCGGTCTGCTGTCCGACGAGGAGCTGGCCGGCATGCACGCCGCGCTGGACCGGTTGGCCGCCGACGTGGCCTCCGGGGAGTTCCAGCCGGCCCCGACCGACGAGGACGTCCATTCGGCTCTGGAACGTGGCCTCATCGCCCGGGCCGGCGCCGAGCTGGGCGGCAAGCTGCGGGCCGGGCGGTCCCGCAACGACCAGGTCGCGACGCTGTACCGGCTGTACCTGCGGGACGCGGCCCGGCGGGTCGGCGGCCTCGTCCTCGACCTGCAGACCGCCCTGCTCGACCAGGCGGAGGCGCACCCGGGTGCGGCCATGCCCGGCCGCACCCACTTCCAGCACGCCCAGCCGGTCCTGCTGGCCCACCATCTGGCCGCGCACGTCCAGGCCCTCGGCCGGGACGTCGACCGGCTGGTCGACTGGGACCGTCGGCACGCGGTGTCGGCCTACGGTTCCGGCGCCCTGGCCGGGTCGTCGTTGCGGCTGGACCCGAAGGTGGTGGCCCACCAGTTGGGTCTGGACCGGGTGACCGGTAATTCCATCGACGGCACGTCCGCGCGGGATTTCGCGGCCGAGCTGGCATTCGTCTTCGCCATGTTGGCGGTCGACATCTCGCGCTGGGCCGAGGAAGTCGTGGTGTTCACGACCGCGGAATTCGGTTATGCCCGGTTGCACGACGCATTCGCGACGGGCTCGTCGATCATGCCGCAGAAGAAGAATCCCGATATCGCC is part of the Nakamurella flava genome and encodes:
- the argG gene encoding argininosuccinate synthase; translated protein: MSKVLDSLPKGQKVGIAFSGGLDTSVAVAWMRENGAVPCAYTADLGQYDEPDLSGVPGRAQEYGAEIARIVDCRAALVEEGLVALACGAFHIRSAGLTYFNTTPLGRAVTGTLLVRAMADDEVDIWGDGSTYKGNDIERFYRYGLLANPRLRIYKPWLDDRFVTELGGRTEMSEWLLARDLPYRASTEKAYSTDANIWGATHEAKRLEHLDASVEIVQPIMGVAHWDQSVEIAPEDVEIRFEAGRPVAINGVELDPVALVLEANAIGGRHGLGMSDQIENRIIEAKSRGIYEAPGMALLFIAYERLVNAIHNEDTVASYHDQGRRLGRLLYEGRWLDPQGLMLRESLQRWVGSAVTGSVTLRLRRGNDYTILDTTGPALSYHPEKLSMERVSEAAFGPSDRIGQLTMRNLDIADTRAKLELYAERGQLSAEETLVGVLRAGESAAIATLPPEESTEVAQAIDQAGEAAAFDLGTD
- the argH gene encoding argininosuccinate lyase, whose product is MTENADASRTAAGALWGGRFSSGPAPEMAALSVSTHFDWVLAPYDIAASKAHASVLAAAGLLSDEELAGMHAALDRLAADVASGEFQPAPTDEDVHSALERGLIARAGAELGGKLRAGRSRNDQVATLYRLYLRDAARRVGGLVLDLQTALLDQAEAHPGAAMPGRTHFQHAQPVLLAHHLAAHVQALGRDVDRLVDWDRRHAVSAYGSGALAGSSLRLDPKVVAHQLGLDRVTGNSIDGTSARDFAAELAFVFAMLAVDISRWAEEVVVFTTAEFGYARLHDAFATGSSIMPQKKNPDIAELARGKAGRLIGNLTGLLATLKALPLAYNRDLQEDKEPLIDSVAQLELVLPAMTGMTATLTFDTGRMAAMAPAGFSLATDVAEWLVRQGVPFRVAHEAAGACVSRAESTGRDLDDLTDEELADIDPALTPQVREVLTVAGSLASRDAVGGTAPVRVAEQLAELRALVGADRARLV
- a CDS encoding arginine repressor gives rise to the protein MSGSVAGTGSGAAGAVSKVARHGRITELVRDHAIRSQTDLAERLAADGIDVTQATLSRDLEELGAVKLRGVDGGAAIYRIPEDGGPRPMTGGTSRLSRLVGELLISHAGSGNLAVLRTPPGAAQYLASAIDRAGLPDVLGTIAGDDTVVVVATEGLTGAEVGRRIAALAG
- the argF gene encoding ornithine carbamoyltransferase, whose translation is MTTTTSAAPAPAGTATPLRHFLRDDDLSPEELLGVLDLADVYKRDRNGYKPLAGKSVAVVFEKNSTRTRLSFEVGIAQLGGQPVIVDGRTSQLGREETIEDTSRVLSRFVDAVAIRTFAQRRIDALAGVSSVPVVNALTDEFHPCQVLADLQTVRERLGRLTGVRLTYLGDGANNMANSLMLGGANAGLHVTVAAPAGFAPHAEFVDAAKARAADTGASITLSDDPQAAVDGADVLVTDTWVSMGQENDGLDRVGPFRPFQVNQALLDRAADGAIVLHCLPAHRGWEITDDVLDGPSAAVWDEAENRLHAQKALLAFLVGDAAAAV